A single Arachis hypogaea cultivar Tifrunner unplaced genomic scaffold, arahy.Tifrunner.gnm2.J5K5 arahy.Tifrunner.gnm2.scaffold_22, whole genome shotgun sequence DNA region contains:
- the LOC112754622 gene encoding NADH-ubiquinone oxidoreductase chain 2, giving the protein MWAPDIYEGSPIPVTAFLSIAPKISIFANISRVSIYGSYGATLQQIFCFCSIASMILGALAAMAQTKVKRPLAHSSIGHVGYIRTGFSCGTIEGIQSLLIGILIYALMTIDAFAIVLALRQTRVKYIADLGAIAKTNPISAITFSITMFSYAGIPPLAGFYSKFYLFFAALGCGAYFLAPVGVVTSVIGCWAAGRLPRVSK; this is encoded by the coding sequence ATGTGGGCACCTGATATCTATGAGGGTTCACCCATCCCGGTTACAGCATTCCTTTCTATTGCGCCtaaaatttctatttttgctAATATTTCACGTGTTTCTATTTATGGTTCCTATGGAGCTACATTGCAACAAATCTTCTGTTTCTGCAGCATTGCTTCTATGATTTTAGGAGCACTGGCCGCCATGGCCCAAACGAAAGTCAAAAGACCTCTAGCTCATAGTTCAATTGGACATGTAGGTTATATTCGTACTGGTTTCTCATGTGGAACCATAGAAGGAATTCAATCACTACTAATTGGTATCTTAATTTATGCATTAATGACGATAGATGCATTCGCCATAGTTTTAGCATTACGGCAAACCCGTGTCAAATATATAGCGGATTTGGGCGCTATAGCCAAAACGAATCCTATTTCGGCTATTACCTTCTCCATTACTATGTTCTCATACGCAGGAATACCCCCGTTAGCCGGCTTTTATAGCAAATTCTATTTGTTCTTCGCCGCTTTGGGTTGTGGGGCTTACTTCCTAGCCCCAGTGGGAGTAGTGACTAGCGTTATAGGTTGTTGGGCGGCCGGAAGGTTGCCACGAGTAAGTAAGTAA